In Egicoccus sp. AB-alg6-2, a genomic segment contains:
- a CDS encoding dihydroorotase, translated as MTDHTTAASGAQPVLLRGGRLLDPASGTDTVTDVLVRDGLVVETGSGLSAVAAEVVDCDGLWVAPGFVDLHTHLREPGFEDAEDIASGSAAGAAGGYTALCPMANTDPVCDAAAVAESVWRRGQEVGLVDLFPVGAITKGLRGEELAEFGELRHSAARVDFFSDDGKPVADSLVMRRALQYAGAFDAVICNHAEDPDLTAEAQMNEGEMSSTLGLPGWPHEAEEIMIARDLILAAGLGARLHVPHVTTAGAVELIRAAKARGVRVTAEVTPHHLSLQDHLVSSYDPVLKVNPPLRTEADVTALRDALVDGTIDCVATDHAPHAPELKDQEWEHAPCGMLGLETAFAVVNTELVRSGLLDPITAIARLTTGPAGVRSVGAHGSAVATGGAANLTVLDPQARWTVDGRGLHSKARNTPFHGSELVGRPVHTLLRGRFTLRDGKVEA; from the coding sequence ATGACCGACCACACCACCGCCGCTTCGGGCGCTCAGCCGGTGCTGCTTCGCGGCGGACGCCTCCTCGATCCCGCCTCCGGGACCGACACCGTCACCGACGTCCTGGTCCGCGACGGACTCGTCGTCGAAACCGGTTCCGGCCTGTCCGCCGTCGCGGCCGAGGTCGTCGACTGCGACGGCCTGTGGGTGGCGCCCGGATTCGTCGACCTGCACACCCACCTGCGCGAGCCGGGCTTCGAGGACGCCGAGGACATCGCCAGCGGCTCGGCCGCCGGCGCCGCGGGCGGCTACACCGCCCTGTGCCCGATGGCGAACACCGACCCCGTGTGCGACGCCGCGGCCGTTGCCGAGTCGGTGTGGCGCCGCGGCCAGGAGGTTGGGCTCGTCGACCTCTTCCCGGTCGGGGCGATCACCAAGGGCCTGCGCGGCGAGGAGCTGGCCGAGTTCGGCGAGCTGCGCCACTCGGCGGCCCGCGTCGACTTCTTCTCCGACGACGGCAAGCCCGTCGCCGACAGCCTCGTCATGCGTCGCGCCCTGCAGTACGCCGGCGCGTTCGACGCCGTCATCTGCAACCACGCCGAGGATCCCGACCTCACCGCCGAGGCCCAGATGAACGAGGGCGAGATGTCCTCGACCCTGGGGCTGCCCGGCTGGCCGCACGAGGCCGAGGAGATCATGATCGCGCGCGACCTGATCCTGGCCGCCGGCCTGGGCGCCCGGTTGCACGTGCCGCACGTCACCACCGCCGGCGCGGTCGAGCTGATCCGGGCCGCGAAGGCCCGAGGCGTCCGCGTCACCGCCGAGGTGACGCCGCACCACCTGAGCCTGCAGGACCACCTCGTGAGCAGCTACGACCCGGTGCTCAAGGTCAACCCGCCGCTGCGCACCGAGGCGGACGTCACCGCGCTGCGGGACGCCCTGGTGGACGGGACCATCGACTGCGTCGCAACCGACCACGCCCCCCACGCGCCCGAGCTCAAGGACCAGGAGTGGGAGCACGCCCCGTGCGGGATGCTCGGCCTGGAGACGGCGTTCGCCGTGGTCAACACCGAGCTGGTGCGCAGCGGCCTGCTCGACCCGATCACCGCGATCGCCCGCCTGACGACCGGGCCCGCGGGCGTGCGCTCGGTCGGCGCGCACGGGTCGGCGGTGGCCACCGGCGGCGCGGCCAACCTCACCGTGCTCGATCCGCAGGCGCGCTGGACGGTCGACGGTCGCGGCCTGCACTCCAAGGCCCGCAACACGCCCTTCCACGGCTCCGAGCTGGTCGGCCGGCCGGTCCACACGCTGCTTCGTGGACGCTTCACCCTGCGCGACGGGAAGGTCGAGGCATGA
- a CDS encoding aspartate carbamoyltransferase catalytic subunit gives MKPLGNLISMEDLDGDQVVGILDTAEQLLPIAERRRNSVPTLRGKAVCNLFLEDSTRTRISFDLAAKRLSAEVINFSAKGSSVSKGESFKDTALTLDAMGVDCVVVRSGSSGAPLQLSRYLEVPILNAGDGWHQHPTQALLDVFTMRRHLGDLAGRHVVVVGDVLHSRVARSEVQALKLLGARVTLVGPPTLLPPQVERWGVKVTGDLDAVLPDADVVYLLRVQRERMHRAFFPTSREYSRIWGVDVARLDLLPEHAIVMHPGPMNRGVEITADVADSDRAVIVEQVTNGIAVRMACLYLLLSGDAEGTEVSA, from the coding sequence ATGAAGCCGCTCGGGAACCTGATCTCCATGGAGGACCTGGACGGCGACCAGGTGGTCGGCATCCTCGACACCGCCGAGCAGCTGCTGCCGATCGCCGAACGGCGCCGCAACAGCGTGCCGACCTTGCGCGGCAAGGCCGTGTGCAACCTGTTCCTCGAGGACTCCACGCGCACCCGCATCAGCTTCGACCTCGCGGCCAAGCGGCTCTCCGCCGAGGTCATCAACTTCTCCGCCAAGGGCAGCTCGGTCTCCAAGGGGGAGTCGTTCAAGGACACCGCCCTGACCCTGGACGCGATGGGCGTCGACTGCGTCGTCGTGCGATCCGGCTCCTCGGGAGCGCCCCTGCAGCTCTCGCGCTACCTCGAGGTCCCGATCCTCAACGCCGGGGACGGCTGGCACCAGCACCCCACGCAGGCGCTGTTGGACGTGTTCACCATGCGACGCCACCTCGGCGACCTCGCGGGACGTCACGTCGTCGTCGTCGGCGACGTGCTGCACTCGCGGGTGGCCCGCAGCGAGGTGCAGGCGCTCAAGCTGCTCGGCGCCCGCGTCACGCTCGTCGGTCCGCCCACCCTGCTGCCACCACAGGTCGAACGCTGGGGGGTGAAGGTCACCGGCGACCTCGACGCGGTCCTGCCGGACGCCGACGTGGTCTACCTGCTGCGGGTGCAGCGCGAGCGGATGCACCGCGCGTTCTTCCCCACCTCGCGCGAGTACTCCCGGATCTGGGGCGTCGACGTGGCCCGGCTCGACCTGCTGCCCGAGCACGCGATCGTCATGCATCCCGGCCCGATGAACCGTGGCGTGGAGATCACCGCCGACGTGGCCGACTCCGACCGGGCGGTGATCGTCGAGCAGGTCACCAACGGCATCGCGGTGCGCATGGCCTGCCTGTACCTGCTGTTGTCCGGGGACGCCGAGGGCACCGAGGTGAGCGCATGA
- the pyrR gene encoding bifunctional pyr operon transcriptional regulator/uracil phosphoribosyltransferase PyrR, translating into MTQLLTADEVSRALKRLAHELLEANHGADDLVLVGIQTRGVPLARRLAGLIRDIEGTEVPAGALDVTLYRDDLTRRGPLPLGETRVPVSVDGRTVVLVDDVLYTGRTIRAAMEAVLELGRPARIRLVALVDRGHRELPIRADHVGKNLPTAPDDRIRVLLDEVDGRDGVVADPPSRPAPSAEVHA; encoded by the coding sequence GTGACGCAACTGCTCACGGCTGACGAGGTCTCGCGGGCGCTCAAGCGCCTCGCCCACGAGTTGCTCGAGGCCAACCACGGTGCCGACGACCTGGTCCTGGTCGGCATCCAGACCCGCGGCGTGCCGCTCGCGCGCCGCCTCGCGGGGCTGATCCGCGACATCGAGGGCACCGAGGTCCCCGCCGGCGCGCTGGACGTCACGCTCTACCGCGACGACCTGACCCGCCGCGGGCCGTTGCCGCTCGGGGAGACCCGGGTCCCGGTGTCGGTCGACGGGCGCACGGTCGTGCTGGTCGACGACGTGCTCTACACCGGCCGCACGATCCGCGCCGCGATGGAGGCCGTGCTCGAGCTCGGGCGTCCCGCCCGCATCCGGTTGGTCGCGCTGGTCGACCGGGGCCACCGGGAGCTGCCGATCCGGGCCGACCACGTCGGCAAGAACCTCCCGACCGCACCCGACGACCGCATCCGGGTCCTGCTGGACGAGGTCGACGGCCGCGACGGCGTCGTGGCCGATCCGCCGTCCCGGCCCGCCCCGTCCGCGGAGGTGCACGCATGA
- a CDS encoding patatin-like phospholipase family protein: MQADLVLEGGGAKGVALAGAVAGLDAGGVRFERIAGTSAGAVVAALLAAGMRPADLDALARDLDLRDLVPAGPLDRLGTLGQGLRGLSVLLELGLYDHRPMQAWLHERLSALGVRTFGDLRRDDDGDDPSGRRQYRLVLAAADVTRSRRVLLPWDYADYGLDPDAQPVVQAVAASAAIPLVFEPVRLPFPDRADTAVLVDGGLLSNFPVDVFDRHDGQPPRWPTIGVKLSARPEGTAAIVQPVTGPVSYLRAVIGTAVTAWDQRHLDDPRVIERTIFVDTTGYPSLDFGLSAEQRAALADRGRAAASAWLGARR, from the coding sequence GTGCAGGCGGACCTGGTGCTCGAGGGCGGCGGCGCGAAGGGCGTCGCGCTCGCCGGTGCCGTGGCCGGACTGGATGCCGGCGGGGTCCGGTTCGAACGCATCGCCGGCACGTCGGCCGGCGCCGTCGTGGCCGCCCTGCTCGCCGCGGGCATGCGCCCGGCCGACCTCGACGCACTCGCCCGTGACCTGGACCTGCGCGACCTCGTGCCGGCCGGACCGCTGGACCGTCTCGGCACGCTCGGGCAGGGGCTTCGGGGACTGTCGGTGCTGCTCGAACTCGGCCTGTACGACCACCGACCGATGCAGGCGTGGCTGCACGAGCGGTTGTCGGCGTTGGGCGTACGCACCTTCGGTGACCTCCGTCGCGACGACGACGGCGACGACCCCAGCGGCCGGCGCCAGTACCGGCTGGTGCTGGCCGCGGCCGACGTCACCCGCAGCCGCCGCGTCCTGCTGCCGTGGGACTACGCCGACTACGGCCTGGACCCCGACGCCCAACCGGTCGTGCAGGCGGTCGCGGCCTCGGCCGCGATCCCGCTGGTCTTCGAACCCGTCCGATTGCCGTTCCCGGACCGTGCCGACACGGCGGTCCTCGTCGACGGCGGCCTGCTGTCGAACTTCCCGGTCGACGTCTTCGACCGCCACGACGGGCAGCCGCCGCGCTGGCCGACGATCGGCGTGAAGCTCTCCGCACGTCCGGAGGGGACCGCAGCGATCGTCCAGCCCGTCACGGGCCCGGTCAGCTACCTGCGCGCCGTGATCGGGACCGCCGTGACCGCATGGGACCAGCGCCACCTCGACGATCCCCGCGTCATCGAGCGCACGATCTTCGTCGACACCACCGGCTACCCGTCGTTGGACTTCGGCCTGTCGGCGGAGCAACGCGCTGCACTCGCCGACCGGGGTCGCGCCGCCGCCAGCGCCTGGCTCGGCGCACGTCGGTGA
- the nusB gene encoding transcription antitermination factor NusB, producing MTQPHDAPHDAPQGRRRSGRRQGTHDPRRARERALKILFQADLRNADPLETLERVTTDASARAMLDDLDVPAAGEVSPIDAFTRRLVVGVNEHRVEIDQLIERFARRWAISRMPVVDRTVLRLATFELTHEDTSPAVVINEAVELAKSLSTDDSGRYVNGVLESVRRSVAGEDVPAEG from the coding sequence ATGACGCAACCGCACGACGCGCCGCACGACGCGCCACAGGGGCGGCGCAGGAGCGGCCGCCGGCAGGGCACCCACGACCCACGCCGTGCGCGTGAACGGGCGCTCAAGATCCTGTTCCAGGCCGACCTGCGCAACGCGGACCCGCTCGAGACGCTCGAGCGGGTGACGACCGACGCGTCCGCCCGCGCGATGCTCGACGACCTCGACGTGCCAGCGGCCGGCGAGGTTTCGCCCATCGACGCGTTCACCCGTCGGCTCGTGGTCGGCGTGAACGAGCACCGCGTCGAGATCGACCAGCTCATCGAACGGTTCGCGCGACGCTGGGCGATCAGCCGCATGCCCGTCGTCGACCGCACCGTCCTGCGACTCGCCACTTTCGAGCTGACCCACGAGGACACGAGCCCGGCCGTGGTCATCAACGAGGCGGTCGAGCTGGCGAAATCGCTCTCGACCGACGACTCGGGCCGCTACGTCAACGGCGTGCTGGAGTCCGTCCGCCGTTCCGTCGCCGGCGAGGACGTTCCGGCCGAGGGCTAA
- the efp gene encoding elongation factor P, with protein MVSTNNLKNGMTLLIDGKLQQIVDWNHHKPGKGGAVVRTKLKEVETGKVVEKTFRAGEDVEQAIVERSTVQFLYREGDDYVLMNNETYEQQTAPAAAIGEASDYLVEGDELQIQMYDGRIVGVELPASKALEITYTEPGVAGNTATSATKSATLETGKEVQVPLFIEQGEKIKVDTRTGAYLSRA; from the coding sequence GTGGTTTCGACCAACAACCTCAAGAACGGCATGACCCTCCTGATCGACGGGAAGCTGCAGCAGATCGTCGACTGGAACCACCACAAGCCCGGCAAGGGCGGCGCGGTGGTCCGCACCAAGCTCAAGGAGGTCGAGACCGGCAAGGTGGTGGAGAAGACCTTCCGTGCCGGCGAGGACGTCGAGCAGGCGATCGTCGAGCGTTCCACGGTGCAGTTCCTGTACCGCGAGGGCGACGACTACGTCCTGATGAACAACGAGACCTACGAGCAGCAGACCGCGCCCGCCGCCGCGATCGGTGAGGCCTCGGACTACCTCGTCGAGGGCGACGAGCTGCAGATCCAGATGTACGACGGCCGCATCGTCGGCGTCGAGCTGCCGGCGTCCAAGGCGCTCGAGATCACCTACACCGAGCCGGGCGTCGCGGGCAACACCGCGACCAGCGCCACCAAGTCGGCGACGCTGGAGACGGGCAAGGAGGTGCAGGTGCCCCTGTTCATCGAACAGGGCGAGAAGATCAAGGTCGACACGCGCACCGGCGCCTACCTCTCGCGCGCCTGA
- a CDS encoding M24 family metallopeptidase: protein MSAAETNGRAPAGPRGDLPAADHLRRRDRLRAALADHGVEALLVTAPANVRWLSGFAGSNGQVLVGADANTDRLVTDARYEERAATESPGLAVALSRDPFAVALDGAASGAVLGIEAEHVPWAQAQRWCERADEAGIEVRPTAPVVEGLRVVKDDAELARLEAACAFTVDALAWLFAEVVAEGRTERELATALERRFVDLGADGVAFASIVASGPNASVPHHAPTERPLRPGDLLTVDCGALVDGYHADCTRTVALGHLDHQLVRVHSAVEAAQARGRAAAVAGASAGDVDAACRDLLDDLGYGDHFVHGTGHGVGLDIHEAPAVAKGSAATLSAAMALTVEPGVYLPGVGGVRIEDTIVVTADGPPSILTTAPRELRIL, encoded by the coding sequence GTGAGCGCCGCGGAAACGAACGGGCGAGCGCCGGCCGGGCCGCGAGGCGACCTGCCGGCGGCCGACCATCTGCGGCGTCGCGACCGGCTGCGTGCAGCGCTGGCCGACCACGGTGTCGAGGCACTGCTGGTGACCGCGCCCGCCAACGTCCGCTGGCTGAGCGGGTTCGCCGGCAGCAACGGTCAGGTCCTCGTCGGCGCGGACGCGAACACGGACCGCCTCGTCACCGACGCCCGGTACGAGGAGCGTGCCGCCACCGAGTCGCCCGGCCTGGCGGTAGCGCTCAGCCGCGACCCCTTCGCCGTCGCGCTCGACGGCGCCGCCTCCGGGGCGGTCCTCGGCATCGAAGCCGAGCACGTGCCGTGGGCGCAGGCACAGCGCTGGTGCGAGCGCGCAGACGAGGCCGGCATCGAGGTGCGCCCGACCGCTCCGGTGGTCGAAGGGCTGCGGGTGGTCAAGGACGACGCCGAGCTCGCCCGCCTCGAAGCCGCCTGCGCCTTCACCGTCGACGCCCTCGCGTGGCTGTTCGCCGAGGTGGTGGCCGAAGGCCGGACGGAACGTGAGCTCGCGACCGCCCTCGAACGCCGTTTCGTCGACCTCGGCGCCGACGGGGTGGCCTTTGCGTCCATCGTCGCCAGCGGTCCCAACGCGTCGGTGCCCCATCATGCCCCGACGGAACGCCCGCTGCGGCCCGGTGACCTGCTGACCGTCGACTGCGGCGCCCTCGTCGACGGCTACCACGCCGACTGCACCCGCACGGTCGCGCTTGGCCACCTCGACCACCAGCTCGTGCGTGTCCACTCGGCGGTCGAGGCCGCGCAGGCCAGGGGCCGGGCCGCTGCGGTGGCCGGCGCGAGCGCCGGTGACGTGGACGCGGCCTGTCGCGACCTCCTCGACGACCTCGGCTACGGCGACCACTTCGTCCACGGCACGGGTCACGGTGTCGGGCTCGACATCCACGAGGCCCCGGCGGTCGCCAAAGGGTCGGCTGCTACGCTTTCGGCCGCAATGGCGCTGACCGTCGAGCCCGGGGTGTACCTGCCCGGAGTCGGCGGCGTCCGCATCGAGGACACGATCGTGGTCACCGCGGACGGACCGCCGAGCATCCTGACGACCGCCCCCCGCGAGCTGCGCATCCTCTAG
- a CDS encoding type II 3-dehydroquinate dehydratase → MTTILLLHGPNLSQLGTRDPLQYGMDTLDDVVTAARDEAVDAGAQLVAEQYESEGELVARLHAARTDGTGAVVINAGALTHYSHALRDALELLPVPCVEVHLSNVHAREDFRQHSVIAAACDGSIAGFGTAGYPLAVRAAMALLPQTSA, encoded by the coding sequence ATGACCACGATTCTGTTGCTGCACGGCCCCAACCTGTCGCAACTCGGCACCCGGGACCCGCTGCAGTACGGCATGGACACGCTCGACGACGTCGTGACCGCCGCCCGCGACGAAGCGGTCGACGCCGGCGCGCAGCTCGTCGCCGAGCAGTACGAGTCCGAAGGTGAGCTCGTCGCACGCCTCCACGCCGCCCGCACGGACGGCACCGGGGCGGTGGTGATCAACGCCGGCGCCCTGACCCACTACAGCCATGCCCTGCGGGACGCGCTCGAGTTGCTGCCCGTTCCCTGCGTCGAGGTGCACCTGTCCAACGTGCATGCGCGCGAGGACTTCCGCCAGCACTCGGTGATCGCCGCCGCCTGCGACGGGTCGATCGCCGGCTTCGGAACGGCCGGCTACCCACTCGCCGTCCGCGCTGCGATGGCGCTGTTGCCGCAGACGTCGGCGTGA
- a CDS encoding dodecin family protein, translating into MASVARVTEISARSEKSFEDAINAGVERACKTLRNVESAWVKEQRVAITDNKVTGYQVNLLVTFELDD; encoded by the coding sequence ATGGCAAGCGTCGCACGCGTCACCGAGATCAGCGCCCGGTCGGAGAAGAGCTTCGAGGACGCGATCAACGCCGGTGTGGAACGCGCCTGCAAGACCCTCCGCAACGTCGAGTCGGCATGGGTCAAGGAACAGCGCGTCGCCATCACCGACAACAAGGTCACCGGGTACCAGGTCAACCTGCTGGTGACGTTCGAGCTCGACGACTGA